The sequence below is a genomic window from Candidatus Hydrogenedentota bacterium.
GACCGGTCAGTTTCCAGCCGTCCAGGTCTTTCCCGTTGAACAGCTTCACCGCCTCGCCATACTTCACCTTGGACAGGTCCGGCGCGGAGGGGAGCGGCGGAATCCGTTTTCCCGTGAAGGCCGTTGTGTCCGCGCCGGTTCCGTCGCTCTTCGGCGACACCCGCGTCCCGGACAGGGTGTCCCCGTCCACGGTGAGCGTGTACTGGTCCGCGAAAAACTGCGTCCGCACCACCGCCCCGTCGGCGTCTTTTCGCTCCACCTTGTTGTTCCGCGTGGCCCGAAGCGTCCCCTGGTCCAGGTAAACGCTGTCCAGCGGCAGCACGCTGCCCCCGTACCACAGGACACTGCCGTCCAGCCATCCCGCGTCGTTGGTCACCTCCAGCCAGCCCGCGCCGCTGCCCGGCAGGTCCAGCGCCCACCGCCCCAGAAACGGGTCAACCCCGTCCTGGGCCATGCCCGGCACCGCCAGCCCAACCGCCATCGCCGCCATCAGTCCCGCCCGAAGTGTCCTGCTCATGTCAACAGTCTCCTCTTTGAGTTGCAGTCCACCCATTCCCCTTTGCGTTCCCTGTGTTCTTTGCGGTTATTTTCTTCCATCCATTGTCCATTGTCCATTTTCAATTATCAATTGCCGAAAGGCCGGTCATACCGCCCGATAATCCGCGGCCCCTGCTCCGTGCACATCCACGGCATGGGCGCGGGATACCGGTTCCACTCCACGTGCCCGTCGAGGTACAACGTGTTCATCCCGAAGGGCACATGGCACGAGCCCGACACCTGCGGGGTCAGGTGGTCCCAAATGACCGGAATCGCCGACTGGGAAACGGCGGAGGTGCCGGGGTTGTTGACATCTGTCACCAGAAAGCGCTCGATGCCCTCGCGCAGCCGGTAGATCGTGCCGCCGCCGCCAGGCTGGGTGCCGCGAAGCGCCTCGGGCAGATTGAAGTCCTCGTCCGAGGCCTTCCCCTGCGTGGCCACATTGGCCGCCGCCAGCGCGCCCAGAGGCGTGCCCACATAGTCCGCCGGCTCGAAACGTCCGCCCACGCCCCGGCCCACGGTCTCATTCTTCGGCCCGAGCAGGTTCACGGTCTCCATGAAAAGCCAGCCCGTGTAGTTGTAGGGCGACTTCAGCAGCTCGGCCGGCTCGATGACCCCGTTGCTGTTGCCCGTGGGCGGCGCGCCCTGCCGTGTGCCCGTGTCATACCGCTCCAGCGGGCCGGCGCCCGAATGCGACGGGCACCACACAATGGTCAGGTCGCTGAGATACTCGGGATACACGGACGGCCCGTTGAAGATCATCGTGTCCGACAGCGCGCCGTTCACGTCCCGGATCATCCGCGGGGGCAGCAGCCCGCCCCGGCTCTCCCCGGCGTACATCTTCATGGACAGCCCCATCTGCTTGAGGTTGTTGGCGCAGGAACTGCGCCGCGCCGCCTCCCGCGCCCGCGACAGCGCGGGCAGCAGGATGGCCGCCAGGATGCCAATGATCGCAATGACCACCAGCAGCTCGATGAGCGTGAAACCGCGATTCCGGAACATGGAAAACTCCCTGGTCATTTTTTGGACATCCGGTCAAAGCCGGGCAACAGGGTGCCTGAAGATGCATGGGAAAGTCATTTTGATGCCTGGCCCTGAAGCGCGCCGCTCCGCAGCACCTGCCTGATCACCTCCTGCATGTTGACGGTGGGCATGTTCAGGGCGCCATGTGAAAACAGGCCCGTGACCGTGCCCATGTACCCGCGCAGCACTCCGTATAAAAGCGTTGACCCGTAATATAGGAGGGTTTCGGAAAAATGGGCCGACGGGGTGTCCTCCGGGAAGCGAAAAATACCGGACACCTTCACGCTGACCTGGTATCCGGCCTTCTTTTTCCCGATGTGCCCGGTAACCGTCACCATCAGCTCCAGTTTGTGCTCGCCGCCTTTGGCCTTGGGCAGGTTAAACCCGAACTGCATGTCATACCGAAGTGTTCCCCGGCTTGGAACCGGCAGGCTCTCTATCTCCAGCTTGGAGATGCTGTAGCGCTCAAGCGCAATTGGGGTAGGCATTGCCGTCTCCCTGTGTGTTCCCCCGGACTTTCCAGTGCTCAACAACGGCCACATGGGGTGTTTGTTCTCTGTCCACGGAATAGAAGACCGTTCCCGGCGTGGAAAGCAAAAGGTCCAGTTTCATTCCAAGGGCCGCCGCCGCGCACGCCATGGTTGCGATGGTCATGTTCTCCTGTTCGTTCAGGAGGCGGGAAACATAGGCGCGGCTTTTCCCGAGAAGACGGGCGAAGTCTGCCGGGGACAGGCCGCGGCTTTTCAGCGTTCCATGGAGCTGCTCCACAAACAGCGCCTTTGCCCGCGCCCCTTGGACGGCGGGATCGGCGCTCCAGTCCGGGTTCTCCCGCTCATAGGCGTCCCAATACTCCGCACGGGTCGGCGCCGAAGCCAGTAGCT
It includes:
- a CDS encoding protein-export chaperone SecB, producing the protein MPTPIALERYSISKLEIESLPVPSRGTLRYDMQFGFNLPKAKGGEHKLELMVTVTGHIGKKKAGYQVSVKVSGIFRFPEDTPSAHFSETLLYYGSTLLYGVLRGYMGTVTGLFSHGALNMPTVNMQEVIRQVLRSGALQGQASK
- a CDS encoding DUF1080 domain-containing protein; its protein translation is MSRTLRAGLMAAMAVGLAVPGMAQDGVDPFLGRWALDLPGSGAGWLEVTNDAGWLDGSVLWYGGSVLPLDSVYLDQGTLRATRNNKVERKDADGAVVRTQFFADQYTLTVDGDTLSGTRVSPKSDGTGADTTAFTGKRIPPLPSAPDLSKVKYGEAVKLFNGKDLDGWKLTGPAKNGWRAENGVLINEPKQTEGKPKISYGNLRTVAEFEDFNLRLEVSVPPNGNSGVYLRGVYEVQVLDSFGKPVDPHNMGAVYSRIAPLASAEKPAGEWQTMDITLVDRHLTVVLNGVTIHDNVPLPGCTGGALWSDEFRPGPIYLQGDHTGVQYRNITLRPVVK
- a CDS encoding helix-turn-helix transcriptional regulator, which encodes MEITREMLLSPAATAWELLASAPTRAEYWDAYERENPDWSADPAVQGARAKALFVEQLHGTLKSRGLSPADFARLLGKSRAYVSRLLNEQENMTIATMACAAAALGMKLDLLLSTPGTVFYSVDREQTPHVAVVEHWKVRGNTQGDGNAYPNCA
- a CDS encoding prepilin-type N-terminal cleavage/methylation domain-containing protein, which gives rise to MFRNRGFTLIELLVVIAIIGILAAILLPALSRAREAARRSSCANNLKQMGLSMKMYAGESRGGLLPPRMIRDVNGALSDTMIFNGPSVYPEYLSDLTIVWCPSHSGAGPLERYDTGTRQGAPPTGNSNGVIEPAELLKSPYNYTGWLFMETVNLLGPKNETVGRGVGGRFEPADYVGTPLGALAAANVATQGKASDEDFNLPEALRGTQPGGGGTIYRLREGIERFLVTDVNNPGTSAVSQSAIPVIWDHLTPQVSGSCHVPFGMNTLYLDGHVEWNRYPAPMPWMCTEQGPRIIGRYDRPFGN